The proteins below come from a single Zea mays cultivar B73 chromosome 8, Zm-B73-REFERENCE-NAM-5.0, whole genome shotgun sequence genomic window:
- the LOC103636665 gene encoding uncharacterized protein has translation MATKGSDPASPASAPPPPPKRRKIEPPRRTRLSQVTIDNKSSSNSSTPPGSLPARVDLNKVREAKRFAVLEAQHEGCLGSYKSFDSLFGNYLVPVIPTNDFFHQAGTK, from the exons ATGGCGACCAAAGGGTCAGACCCTGCCTCCCCGGCGTCggcgccaccgccgccaccgaagCGGCGAAAGATCGAGCCGCCCAGGAG GACCAGGCTTTCTCAAGTTACCATCGATAACAAGTCGTCTTCCAACTCATCG ACTCCTCCGGGTTCGCTGCCAGCGAGAGTTGATCTCAACAAAGTTAGAGAGGCAAAGAGATTTGCCGTCCTTGAAGCGCAGCATGAGGGATGCCTTGGAAGCTATAAAAGCTTCGATTCCCTCTTTGGGAATTACCTTGTTCCTGTCATACCAACGAACGATTTCTTTCATCAGGCCGGGACCAAATGA